A window of the Lactobacillus gasseri ATCC 33323 = JCM 1131 genome harbors these coding sequences:
- a CDS encoding nitroreductase family protein: protein MTQFENNNFGDVLLNRHSVRHFDKDVKIPREELREMIKETITAPSACNLQAWQFIVVDTDEGKKKLHEFYMPFNNPQIDTSSAIIQIFGNTLAFKKYRALWDHMYEEKRISKEELDKVYNTFLPLYEHADKTMLTADAMVDSSLAAMQLMLVARAHGYETNAMAGYDAKKAASVMGLDPAQYVPVMGIAIGKPDKSAEELKSVRYPVDDILKFE from the coding sequence ATGACACAATTTGAAAACAATAATTTTGGGGACGTATTACTTAATCGTCATTCAGTTCGTCACTTTGATAAGGATGTAAAAATTCCTCGCGAAGAACTTAGAGAAATGATCAAAGAAACAATTACTGCACCATCTGCATGTAATTTGCAAGCTTGGCAGTTCATCGTAGTAGACACTGACGAAGGCAAGAAGAAGTTGCATGAATTTTACATGCCATTTAATAATCCGCAAATTGATACTTCAAGTGCAATTATTCAAATCTTTGGCAATACTTTAGCTTTTAAGAAGTATCGTGCTCTGTGGGATCATATGTATGAAGAAAAGAGAATTTCCAAAGAAGAATTAGACAAGGTCTACAATACTTTTTTACCATTGTATGAACATGCGGATAAGACAATGCTTACTGCTGATGCAATGGTTGATTCTTCCCTTGCTGCCATGCAGTTGATGCTGGTTGCTCGAGCACACGGCTATGAAACAAATGCAATGGCTGGTTATGATGCTAAAAAAGCTGCCAGCGTAATGGGACTTGATCCAGCACAATATGTTCCTGTGATGGGTATTGCGATTGGTAAACCTGATAAGAGTGCGGAAGAATTGAAGTCGGTTAGATATCCAGTTGATGATATTTTGAAATTTGAATAG
- a CDS encoding FAD-dependent oxidoreductase has product MVQFSAREKGFHNEIEAVIDVDKDNEKLKKVWAKDIAENTIGAVGIKKWLRKANQKGSVEVDAISGASISTGAFRKAAIKAANEAGLIKVNTDAITGASQNDSHSEYNGIPKPANFPLINKLTTEKEIVKYDDTYDIVVVGAGGAGLSAAATAAENNASVMVIEKQGIAGGTTNYSGGVIQAAGDKWQKKYTKYQNDTPENHEKEYMKAGEGRVYQELVHDFTQNSPKNIEWLSKMGIKWTSVYGHTEIPYAKENFADRIHVYEGGGAGGNGIILTQALLNYSKKQGARFTYNTAVVGLIVSNDRHKVLGVVTEDHSRKLKYLKARRGVILATASIDQNLELAKDLSPQHYEDVKAHHCWSVQTDRGDGIVMGMSLGAAVTGFGGTIDFDARTGNGTDDRLPTIPSIFVNGKGLRFVNEDSTYAYGFRAIFNQEKQLNKPTYQIFGQTSISEKASPWSTESLDTDVKNGLVIKASSLKELSSLIDVPVNNLVKSVNTWNRNAAKGIDPEYDRTMGVKPFSGPYYAYKNTPGNLGAIGGLKINKKCNVLDIYQQPITGLYAAGLNAGGWIGSYYPGSGTAVGGVIHQGRRAAKSILGLE; this is encoded by the coding sequence GTGCAAGGGAAAAAGGATTTCATAATGAAATAGAAGCCGTTATTGATGTAGATAAAGATAATGAAAAGCTAAAAAAAGTATGGGCAAAAGATATTGCTGAAAATACTATTGGAGCAGTTGGAATTAAAAAATGGCTTAGAAAAGCAAACCAGAAGGGTTCAGTAGAAGTTGATGCAATATCAGGAGCTTCAATTTCCACTGGAGCTTTTAGAAAAGCAGCTATTAAAGCTGCAAATGAAGCTGGATTGATAAAAGTGAATACAGATGCAATAACAGGTGCATCTCAAAATGATTCACATTCGGAATATAATGGAATTCCTAAACCAGCAAATTTTCCTCTTATTAATAAATTAACTACTGAAAAAGAGATAGTTAAATATGATGATACATATGATATTGTCGTTGTTGGAGCAGGTGGTGCAGGATTATCAGCAGCTGCTACAGCAGCAGAAAATAATGCTTCAGTAATGGTTATTGAGAAGCAGGGTATAGCTGGAGGAACAACAAATTATTCTGGTGGTGTTATTCAAGCTGCTGGTGATAAATGGCAGAAAAAATATACTAAATATCAAAATGATACACCAGAAAATCATGAAAAAGAATATATGAAGGCAGGTGAAGGACGAGTTTATCAAGAATTAGTTCATGATTTCACCCAAAATTCACCTAAAAATATTGAATGGCTTAGCAAGATGGGAATTAAGTGGACTAGTGTGTATGGACATACTGAAATTCCCTATGCTAAAGAAAATTTTGCCGATCGAATTCATGTATACGAAGGTGGTGGAGCTGGAGGAAATGGAATTATTTTAACTCAAGCTTTACTGAATTATTCAAAAAAACAAGGCGCACGTTTTACATATAATACTGCAGTAGTAGGGCTTATTGTTTCTAATGACAGACATAAAGTATTGGGAGTGGTTACGGAAGATCATTCTCGGAAACTTAAATATTTAAAAGCAAGAAGAGGTGTGATCCTTGCTACAGCTTCTATTGATCAGAATCTTGAACTAGCTAAAGATTTAAGTCCTCAACATTATGAAGATGTAAAAGCACATCATTGTTGGTCAGTCCAGACAGATAGAGGTGATGGAATTGTTATGGGAATGTCATTAGGAGCTGCTGTTACTGGTTTTGGCGGAACAATTGATTTTGATGCTAGAACTGGAAACGGAACAGATGACCGATTGCCAACTATTCCGTCAATTTTTGTAAATGGTAAAGGTTTAAGATTTGTTAATGAAGACTCAACATATGCATATGGATTTAGAGCAATTTTTAATCAAGAAAAGCAACTTAATAAGCCTACTTATCAAATTTTTGGACAAACATCAATTTCCGAAAAAGCTTCTCCATGGAGTACTGAATCATTAGATACAGATGTAAAAAATGGTTTAGTAATTAAAGCATCTTCTCTTAAGGAACTGTCATCTTTGATTGATGTACCAGTAAATAATTTAGTAAAAAGTGTAAATACATGGAATAGAAATGCAGCGAAAGGTATTGATCCAGAATATGACAGAACGATGGGAGTAAAGCCATTTTCAGGTCCGTATTATGCATATAAGAATACTCCTGGAAATCTTGGAGCAATAGGTGGTTTAAAGATTAACAAGAAATGTAATGTTCTTGATATTTATCAGCAACCGATTACTGGTTTGTATGCAGCAGGATTAAATGCAGGTGGTTGGATTGGATCGTATTATCCTGGTTCTGGTACAGCTGTTGGTGGTGTTATTCACCAAGGCAGACGTGCTGCAAAATCAATTCTGGGATTAGAATAA